From Lysobacter lycopersici:
TCGACCCGGCCTCGCTGCGCGCCACTCGCGGCGGCAACGAACTGCAGCTCTCGCCGATCGGGCTGAAGCTGCTGACCATCCTCATGCGCGAATCGCCGCGCGTGGTCAGCCGCCAGGACATCGAGCGCGAGATCTGGGGCAACAGCCTCCCGGATTCGGACACCCTGCGCAGCCACCTCTACAACCTGCGCAAGATCATCGACAAGCCGTTCGAGAAACCGCTGCTGCACACCGTGCAGAGTGCCGGCTACCGCATCGCCGACATCGAGCGGCCGCCCGCGTGATCTGAGCAGCTACGCCGATGCCCGAGCGCGCCCCGGAACGCCTGCACCGCAAATTGCGGTGGGTCTTCGTCATGCAGGCGTTCATCGCCAGCCTGGTGATGGCGCTCGGCCTGCTGTATGGCGGCGCCTGGTTGCGCGACCGGATGATGCGGGACCGGATGGAAAGCGAAGCGGCGCACCTCTGGGACGTGCTCGCCGGCAATCCGCGCGTGCAGCTCACCAGCGGCATGGGATTCGATACCCGCCTGGTACCGGTCGGTGCGGCGGGCGAAGCCGAGCTGCCCGCCGAAATGCGGGGCTTTTCGACCGGGTTCCACCGCGTCGGCGATGGGCCGCGCCTGGCCTACGTCAGCGAACGCGGCGGCAAGCGGCTGGTGCTGACGGTGCTGCCGCAGGCCGCCAACCGCATCGTGCTGTACAACACCCTGCTCGCGCTGCTGCTCGGCATCGCCTGCATCGCCGTGCTCGCGCGGCTCGGTTACCGCAGCAGCAAGGCCGCGGTGGCGCCGGTCGGGCGGCTGGCGGATGCGATGGTGCGCTGGGACCCGTTGGTTCCGCACGAACACGAGTTCGACGAAGTCGAAGCGCGCGCGGAGCCCGTCGCCGAGGTCGAGCAATTGCGCGCATCGCTGCGCACCGTGGCCGGGCGCATGCGCGAGTACATCGAACGCGAACGCGATTTCACCCGCGACGCCAGCCACGAGCTGCGCACGCCGCTGACGGTGGTGCGCGTGGCGACCGACCTGCTGGGGCAGGAGCAGCAATTGAGCGAGCGTGGCGCGCGTTCGCTGCGGCGGCTCGGCAATGCGGTGCGCGAGATGGAGGAATTGCTCGACGCCTTCCTGGTGCTGGCGCGGCACCCGGACGTGCCGCTGGACATGGACGACATCGACCTCGCCGAGGTCGCGCACGAACAGGTCGCGATCGCGCTGCCGCTGCTGGAGGGCAAGCCGGTGGCACTGGGTGTGGTCGAACACGCGCAGCCGCGGGTGCAGGCGCCGTTGCGCGTGCCCGGTGTGCTGCTCGGGCAACTGCTGCGCAACGCCTGCGAACACACCGATGCCGGCCGGATCGAGGTGCGGATCGAGGCCGACAGGATCGAGGTCGAGGATTCCGGCGCGGGCATGGATGCGGCGACGCTCGCGCGCGCGTTCCAACCGTTCTTCCGCGGCAACGAATCCGCGGCCGGCAGCAAGGGCCTCGGCCTGCACGTGGTGCAGCGCCTGGCCGAACGCCTGGGCTGGAACGTGGACCTGCGCAGTTCTCCGGGCGCGGGCACCACCGCAACGGTGCGTTTCGCCGGTTGAGCAAGGTCAACGCCGGCCGCGCGCATGCGTTGTCTTGGCGGATTCCCTCCCCATCGAGATCGCATCCCCG
This genomic window contains:
- a CDS encoding sensor histidine kinase, translating into MPERAPERLHRKLRWVFVMQAFIASLVMALGLLYGGAWLRDRMMRDRMESEAAHLWDVLAGNPRVQLTSGMGFDTRLVPVGAAGEAELPAEMRGFSTGFHRVGDGPRLAYVSERGGKRLVLTVLPQAANRIVLYNTLLALLLGIACIAVLARLGYRSSKAAVAPVGRLADAMVRWDPLVPHEHEFDEVEARAEPVAEVEQLRASLRTVAGRMREYIERERDFTRDASHELRTPLTVVRVATDLLGQEQQLSERGARSLRRLGNAVREMEELLDAFLVLARHPDVPLDMDDIDLAEVAHEQVAIALPLLEGKPVALGVVEHAQPRVQAPLRVPGVLLGQLLRNACEHTDAGRIEVRIEADRIEVEDSGAGMDAATLARAFQPFFRGNESAAGSKGLGLHVVQRLAERLGWNVDLRSSPGAGTTATVRFAG